The Thermodesulfobacteriota bacterium genome window below encodes:
- a CDS encoding PilZ domain-containing protein encodes MSERRRIGRRYLIAEVKVNPLDGREPMGAEAVDINRGGMGVYLLNEVREGEKVLVEVIFATEDDTRVTEEINGIIRWVHPVGGNYAAGIKFDEAVTKKYYPALSACLGRGKTE; translated from the coding sequence ATGTCGGAGCGGAGAAGGATTGGCAGGAGGTACCTCATAGCCGAGGTGAAGGTGAATCCCCTTGACGGCAGGGAGCCGATGGGGGCCGAGGCCGTCGACATAAACAGGGGAGGCATGGGGGTCTACCTCCTTAACGAGGTAAGGGAGGGGGAGAAGGTCCTGGTGGAGGTGATCTTCGCTACCGAGGACGATACAAGGGTGACCGAGGAGATAAACGGCATAATACGGTGGGTCCACCCCGTGGGCGGGAACTACGCCGCCGGCATAAAGTTCGACGAGGCCGTTACGAAGAAGTACTACCCGGCCCTCTCGGCGTGCCTGGGGCGGGGGAAGACGGAGTGA
- a CDS encoding desulfoferrodoxin FeS4 iron-binding domain-containing protein, giving the protein MEVRSEGEKYRCNVCGNEVTVTKAGGGELVCCGEPMELIEG; this is encoded by the coding sequence ATGGAGGTAAGGAGCGAAGGCGAAAAATACAGGTGCAACGTCTGCGGCAACGAGGTGACGGTCACAAAGGCGGGCGGCGGAGAGCTTGTCTGCTGCGGCGAGCCCATGGAGCTTATAGAGGGGTAG
- a CDS encoding carbonic anhydrase: protein MSFGTVVNCMDGRTQLPVNEYIKTNHGVSYVDAITEPGVDGLIAESGDSEPVIAALRKKIEISVGLHGSSIIGVAGHHDCDGNPVDEETHVENIRASVERIKGWYPDMEVVGLWVGEDWKVEKVA from the coding sequence GTGAGCTTCGGAACCGTCGTGAACTGCATGGACGGCAGGACGCAACTGCCGGTAAACGAGTATATTAAAACCAACCACGGCGTCAGCTACGTGGATGCCATAACCGAGCCGGGCGTCGACGGGCTTATCGCCGAAAGCGGCGACAGCGAGCCGGTTATCGCCGCACTCAGGAAAAAGATCGAGATATCGGTCGGCCTCCACGGATCGAGTATCATCGGGGTCGCGGGACACCACGACTGCGACGGAAACCCGGTGGACGAGGAGACCCACGTGGAGAACATACGTGCCTCGGTTGAGAGGATAAAGGGCTGGTATCCGGATATGGAAGTCGTGGGGCTCTGGGTAGGTGAGGACTGGAAGGTCGAAAAGGTCGCCTGA
- a CDS encoding RDD family protein codes for MIEEREEAVEEGAEPIPYPKADLVDRFLAKFIDFLVAGALFVFPSFVGPLAGVTYILICDGLRGGGAGRGGGSFGKRIVGLRVVSLVREGRSCDFKESIIRNSVFAAFVAAYILLGWIPYIGKLLAFLAGMAIVATEMALVYSDDKGIRFGDSIADTMVVGPEGEGEGEPEATP; via the coding sequence ATGATTGAAGAGCGGGAAGAAGCCGTGGAAGAAGGCGCCGAGCCCATACCGTACCCCAAGGCGGACCTCGTCGACAGGTTCCTTGCCAAGTTCATAGACTTCCTCGTTGCCGGGGCCTTATTTGTCTTCCCCTCGTTCGTGGGCCCTCTGGCCGGCGTCACCTATATCTTGATATGCGACGGCCTGAGGGGCGGCGGGGCGGGACGGGGCGGGGGGAGCTTCGGGAAAAGGATCGTGGGGCTCAGGGTGGTATCGCTCGTCCGGGAAGGACGGTCCTGCGACTTCAAGGAGTCGATAATAAGGAACTCGGTCTTTGCCGCGTTTGTCGCGGCCTATATCCTTCTCGGCTGGATACCGTATATCGGGAAGCTCCTGGCCTTCCTCGCGGGCATGGCGATCGTCGCCACGGAGATGGCGCTCGTCTACAGCGATGATAAGGGGATACGGTTCGGCGACAGCATAGCGGACACAATGGTGGTTGGGCCGGAGGGGGAGGGGGAGGGGGAACCCGAGGCTACTCCTTAG
- a CDS encoding DUF4177 domain-containing protein, translating to MGYTEYKVVELSTVTDEELERTINEKVREGWALDGINFAMRDSSKRPSMAFVLFTRKAEKG from the coding sequence GTGGGATATACGGAATACAAGGTCGTCGAGCTCAGCACCGTCACCGACGAAGAACTCGAACGGACGATAAACGAAAAGGTCCGGGAGGGGTGGGCGCTCGACGGTATAAACTTCGCCATGAGGGATTCGTCCAAGAGGCCGTCCATGGCGTTCGTACTCTTTACCAGAAAGGCCGAGAAGGGGTGA
- the ahbD gene encoding heme b synthase, with the protein MHGSAPKGHPHEVPGMEGKGKEGGKGGKNGKKWLPKLIAWELTRSCNLDCIHCRAAARFGPYPNELTTEECKKFLDDVASFSSPIMIMTGGEPMLRDDIWEIARHGTDLGLRMVMAPCGELVTEETAKKMIEAGIQRVSFSLDGATAETHDNFRRVPGAFQSVMTAIENVKKVGLDFQVNTTISKHNLHELPDILELVIGLGAKAHHPFLLVPTGRGAEMKDQEISPEDYEKTLTWFYDKREEVPLQFKPTCAPHYYRIFRQKEREKGISVTPETHGMDAMSKGCMGGQTFAFVSHMGKVQICGFLEVECGDIRKELFSKIWDSSEVFKEMRAWDDYNGRCGYCEYRSVCGGCRARAMAFTGDYMDEEPFCTYQPGDAAKEARDKKKEKKAAGSGS; encoded by the coding sequence GTGCACGGAAGCGCGCCAAAAGGCCATCCCCACGAAGTGCCGGGGATGGAGGGCAAAGGTAAAGAGGGCGGGAAAGGTGGGAAGAATGGAAAAAAATGGCTGCCCAAGCTCATCGCCTGGGAGCTTACGAGGTCGTGCAACCTCGACTGCATACACTGCCGCGCCGCCGCGCGCTTCGGTCCCTACCCGAACGAGCTTACCACCGAGGAATGTAAAAAATTCCTCGACGACGTGGCGTCCTTCTCCAGCCCCATAATGATAATGACCGGCGGCGAACCCATGCTCCGGGACGACATCTGGGAGATAGCACGGCACGGCACGGACCTGGGCCTCAGGATGGTCATGGCCCCCTGCGGCGAGCTCGTCACCGAGGAGACGGCTAAGAAGATGATAGAGGCCGGCATCCAGCGGGTGAGCTTTTCCCTCGACGGCGCCACGGCCGAGACCCACGACAACTTCCGCCGGGTGCCCGGGGCGTTCCAGAGTGTGATGACCGCCATAGAGAACGTAAAGAAGGTGGGGCTCGACTTCCAGGTCAACACCACCATCTCGAAGCACAACCTCCACGAACTCCCCGATATTCTCGAACTCGTCATAGGCCTCGGCGCGAAGGCCCACCACCCGTTCCTTCTGGTCCCGACCGGCAGGGGCGCGGAGATGAAAGACCAGGAGATATCCCCCGAAGACTACGAAAAGACCCTTACGTGGTTCTACGACAAGAGGGAAGAGGTCCCGCTCCAGTTCAAGCCCACCTGCGCCCCGCACTACTACCGTATCTTCCGCCAGAAGGAGCGGGAGAAGGGGATCTCCGTCACGCCCGAGACCCACGGCATGGACGCCATGAGCAAGGGCTGCATGGGCGGGCAGACGTTCGCCTTCGTCTCGCACATGGGCAAGGTGCAGATATGCGGCTTCCTCGAAGTCGAGTGCGGGGATATAAGGAAGGAGCTCTTCAGTAAAATATGGGACTCTTCCGAGGTCTTCAAGGAGATGCGCGCCTGGGACGACTATAACGGCAGGTGCGGCTACTGCGAGTACCGCTCGGTCTGCGGGGGGTGCAGGGCCAGGGCCATGGCCTTTACGGGCGACTATATGGACGAGGAGCCGTTCTGCACCTACCAGCCCGGCGACGCGGCCAAAGAGGCGCGCGACAAGAAGAAAGAAAAGAAAGCGGCCGGCTCCGGGAGCTAA
- the hemB gene encoding porphobilinogen synthase: MNFPKYRPRRLRKTETLRRMVRETVLTPDDFILPLFAVYGKGVKKPIGSMPGHFQLSVDKVAAEAAEAAKLGIPAVILFGIPETKDETGSSAFDPKGPVQEAVKAIKDRCPELVVITDVCMCEYTSHGHCGIIKDNDVDNDATLELLAREALSHAEAGADIVAPSDMMDGRVVKIRAALDGNGFDHLPIMSYAAKYASAFYGPFREAAESTPEFGDRRSYQMDPPNTDEAMREAALDIEEGADIIMVKPALPYLDIIQRIKTETGYPVAAYSVSGEFSMVKAAAEKGWIDEERVMLEMLTSIKRAGADMILTYFAKDAAKILAK, from the coding sequence ATGAACTTTCCTAAGTACAGGCCGAGGAGGCTCAGGAAGACGGAGACGCTCAGGCGCATGGTGAGGGAGACGGTCTTAACGCCCGACGACTTCATACTCCCGCTCTTCGCCGTATACGGTAAAGGGGTCAAGAAGCCCATAGGCTCCATGCCGGGGCACTTCCAGCTCTCGGTGGACAAGGTCGCGGCCGAGGCTGCGGAGGCCGCGAAGCTCGGCATACCGGCCGTGATCCTCTTCGGCATACCCGAAACCAAGGACGAGACCGGCTCTTCGGCCTTCGACCCGAAGGGGCCCGTGCAGGAGGCCGTAAAGGCCATAAAGGACAGGTGCCCGGAGCTCGTGGTAATAACCGACGTCTGTATGTGTGAATACACTTCCCACGGGCACTGTGGTATCATAAAAGATAACGACGTGGACAACGACGCCACGCTCGAACTGCTGGCGAGGGAAGCCCTCTCGCACGCCGAGGCGGGCGCGGACATAGTGGCCCCCTCCGACATGATGGACGGCCGCGTGGTTAAAATACGGGCCGCTCTCGACGGGAACGGCTTCGACCACCTGCCCATAATGAGCTACGCGGCCAAGTACGCGAGCGCCTTCTACGGCCCCTTCCGCGAGGCCGCCGAGTCCACCCCAGAGTTCGGGGACAGGAGGAGCTACCAGATGGACCCCCCGAACACCGACGAGGCCATGAGAGAGGCGGCCCTCGATATCGAGGAGGGTGCGGACATAATCATGGTCAAGCCCGCGCTCCCCTACCTCGACATAATCCAGAGGATAAAGACGGAGACCGGCTATCCGGTGGCCGCCTACAGCGTAAGCGGCGAGTTCTCCATGGTCAAGGCCGCGGCCGAGAAGGGCTGGATAGACGAAGAAAGGGTCATGCTCGAAATGCTCACCTCCATAAAACGCGCCGGCGCCGACATGATACTCACTTACTTCGCGAAAGACGCGGCAAAGATACTGGCAAAGTAA
- the cobA gene encoding uroporphyrinogen-III C-methyltransferase — translation MPAGKVYLVGAGPGDPGLITLKGVEAIREADCVIYDFLANARLLEHARKDAETVYVGKKGGSRYISQDEITDLIIKKARRYGNVVRLKGGDPFIFGRGGEEVLALVKAGIPFEVVPGVTSATAVPAYAGIPLSHRDHASSITFLTGQESPRKKKSAIAWDKLSMGEGTLVFLMGWKNISSIIKKLMDNGKAPDTPTAMIRWGSMAKQTTVIGRLDNIVELSREKGLKPPVITVVGNVVNLRKSFNWFETKPLFGKNVLVTRTLEQAGAFSHLLNRAGAEAINFPTIKIAPPASYKELDRAIGRLGGYDWAIFTSVNTVKYFFDRLGKLGKDVRELKGVRICAIGPMTANAVKRLGIRVDLTPREYRAEAIIEALGRRRIKGKKFLLPRALKARELLPEEIKRLGGRIDVATAYRTLRPRKETGRIKEMLKEGGIDVVTFTSSSTVTNFVKGFKKGELGELLSGVRIACIGPITADTARGFGLAVDIMPGEYTVSALTEAMAEYYKSDRDS, via the coding sequence ATGCCTGCAGGGAAGGTATATCTGGTCGGAGCCGGCCCGGGAGACCCCGGCCTCATAACGCTCAAGGGCGTGGAGGCCATAAGGGAAGCGGACTGCGTAATATACGACTTTCTGGCCAACGCCCGCCTGCTCGAACACGCCCGTAAAGACGCCGAGACCGTCTACGTGGGCAAGAAGGGCGGCTCCAGGTACATAAGCCAGGATGAGATAACCGACCTCATCATAAAAAAGGCCCGGCGGTACGGGAACGTCGTCAGGCTCAAGGGGGGAGACCCCTTTATCTTCGGCCGCGGCGGTGAAGAAGTCCTGGCGCTGGTCAAAGCGGGGATACCGTTCGAGGTCGTACCCGGCGTCACCTCGGCCACGGCCGTACCCGCCTACGCCGGCATACCCCTGAGCCACAGAGACCACGCATCCTCCATTACTTTCTTGACGGGACAGGAATCGCCACGAAAGAAAAAATCCGCCATCGCGTGGGACAAGCTCTCCATGGGCGAAGGCACGCTGGTCTTCCTCATGGGATGGAAGAACATCTCATCTATAATAAAAAAACTCATGGATAACGGCAAGGCCCCGGATACCCCGACGGCCATGATACGCTGGGGCTCCATGGCGAAGCAGACCACCGTCATCGGCAGGCTCGACAACATAGTCGAGCTTTCAAGGGAAAAGGGGTTGAAACCGCCGGTTATAACCGTGGTCGGAAACGTGGTGAACCTGCGCAAGAGCTTCAACTGGTTCGAGACGAAGCCGCTTTTCGGAAAGAACGTACTCGTAACCCGCACCCTCGAACAGGCCGGCGCCTTCTCGCACCTCCTTAACAGGGCCGGTGCCGAGGCGATAAACTTCCCCACTATAAAGATAGCCCCGCCCGCCAGCTACAAGGAACTCGACCGCGCCATAGGGCGGCTTGGCGGGTACGACTGGGCTATATTTACGAGCGTAAACACCGTAAAATACTTCTTCGACAGACTTGGAAAGCTCGGTAAGGACGTGCGCGAGCTGAAGGGTGTCAGGATATGCGCCATAGGCCCCATGACCGCAAATGCGGTCAAGAGGCTCGGGATAAGGGTAGACCTCACCCCGCGGGAGTACAGGGCCGAGGCAATAATCGAGGCCCTCGGAAGGCGCAGGATAAAAGGAAAAAAGTTCCTCCTGCCGAGAGCGCTTAAGGCCCGTGAACTCCTGCCCGAGGAGATTAAAAGACTCGGCGGAAGGATAGACGTGGCCACCGCCTACAGGACCCTGAGGCCCAGGAAGGAGACGGGACGGATAAAGGAGATGCTCAAGGAAGGCGGTATAGACGTCGTGACCTTCACCTCTTCTTCCACGGTCACGAACTTCGTAAAGGGCTTTAAAAAGGGAGAGCTCGGAGAACTCTTAAGCGGGGTGCGCATTGCGTGTATCGGCCCCATAACGGCCGATACCGCCAGGGGGTTCGGCCTCGCGGTGGACATCATGCCCGGGGAGTACACCGTCTCGGCGCTCACCGAGGCCATGGCGGAATACTATAAAAGCGACAGGGACTCGTAA
- a CDS encoding tetratricopeptide repeat protein: MINFRKPVEKAAKKNFFTGRYGPAAALLLIAVTSLLIYSDTLSYTFHWDDTSNIIKNPRIRDFFALWPPSGSRDVGFLSFALNYHFGGLDVFGYHIVNLAVHTINGFLVWWLVVLAFETPAMRGFGGDRRVKYFFALSAALIFISHPVQTQAVTYIVQRFASLAALFYLLSVALYMKARTSLEGDGFRRAVPFFFFSLLSTVCAMKTKEISFTLPLALCMVELVFFRGGGLRRLAYFTPFLLTLAIIPLSLVGTDRPLGEIIGGLDEASQEDRAVSRGGYLLTQFRVIITYIRLLFLPVNQNLDYDYPAYSSFFAPEVFLSFIFLSALFASAVYLLIRSRKTNNGYGLLASFGMLWFFLALSVESSIIPIRDVIFEHRLYLPSVGAAVAFTAAVFGAFDRMKLENLPLAALVMLLLTAAPLSFAAHKRNLVWEDGITLWKDVTKKSPNKPRGHYNLGLAYDEVGLIGRAMEEYKTAVRLKPGYVQAHNNLGIAYGKRGMVDGAIEHFRLALELRPGDLEARYNLGFAYTKQGRLGEAVEEYKAILRVNPGDAETHNALGAVYLKVGFTDKAIEEFVLALYLKPGYREAAANMQKAQRLRKGDR, from the coding sequence ATGATAAATTTTCGGAAACCAGTGGAAAAGGCGGCAAAAAAGAATTTTTTTACCGGAAGGTACGGCCCCGCCGCCGCCCTTCTACTTATAGCCGTAACGAGTCTGCTTATTTACTCCGACACGCTTTCCTACACGTTCCACTGGGACGACACCTCCAACATCATAAAGAACCCGCGCATCAGGGACTTCTTTGCCCTGTGGCCCCCTTCGGGGTCTAGAGACGTCGGCTTTCTCTCCTTCGCGCTTAACTACCACTTCGGCGGGCTCGACGTCTTCGGCTATCACATAGTAAACCTGGCGGTCCATACGATAAACGGTTTTCTGGTCTGGTGGCTGGTGGTCCTTGCTTTCGAAACCCCCGCTATGAGGGGGTTCGGGGGAGACCGGCGGGTAAAATATTTTTTCGCCTTAAGCGCCGCGCTTATCTTCATCTCCCACCCGGTCCAGACCCAGGCCGTGACATACATTGTCCAGAGGTTCGCGTCCCTTGCCGCGCTCTTCTACCTTTTGTCGGTGGCCCTTTACATGAAGGCGCGGACGTCGCTTGAGGGGGACGGCTTCCGCAGGGCCGTCCCTTTTTTCTTCTTCTCCCTTCTCTCCACGGTGTGCGCCATGAAGACGAAGGAGATAAGCTTTACCCTGCCGCTGGCGTTATGCATGGTCGAGCTCGTATTCTTCAGAGGCGGAGGCCTCAGGAGGTTAGCGTATTTTACCCCCTTTCTCCTGACCCTCGCCATCATACCTTTAAGCCTTGTGGGAACGGACAGGCCCCTGGGGGAGATAATAGGGGGGCTGGACGAGGCCTCCCAGGAGGACAGGGCGGTCTCCAGAGGAGGTTACCTGCTGACGCAGTTCAGGGTGATAATTACATATATAAGGCTGCTCTTCCTTCCGGTAAACCAGAACCTGGATTACGATTACCCCGCCTATAGCTCCTTTTTTGCTCCGGAGGTGTTCCTGTCGTTTATCTTTCTTTCCGCCCTTTTTGCTTCTGCCGTTTATCTCCTTATCCGGTCACGGAAGACGAATAACGGTTACGGTCTTCTGGCTTCCTTCGGCATGCTGTGGTTCTTCCTGGCACTGTCGGTCGAGTCCTCGATAATACCCATAAGGGACGTGATATTCGAGCACAGGCTGTACCTTCCGAGCGTGGGGGCGGCGGTCGCCTTCACCGCGGCCGTATTCGGCGCGTTCGACCGGATGAAGCTTGAGAACCTGCCGCTTGCCGCCCTGGTTATGCTGCTTCTAACGGCCGCGCCGCTCTCTTTCGCCGCCCACAAGAGGAACCTCGTCTGGGAGGACGGCATAACGCTCTGGAAGGACGTGACGAAGAAAAGCCCCAATAAGCCACGCGGACACTATAACCTGGGGCTCGCCTATGACGAAGTCGGCCTCATAGGCCGGGCCATGGAGGAGTATAAAACGGCCGTACGGCTCAAGCCCGGTTACGTCCAGGCGCATAACAACCTGGGGATAGCTTACGGAAAGAGGGGCATGGTGGACGGGGCCATAGAGCATTTTCGGCTCGCGCTCGAGTTACGGCCGGGCGACCTGGAGGCCCGCTACAACCTCGGCTTCGCCTACACAAAACAGGGCCGCCTTGGCGAGGCCGTAGAGGAGTACAAGGCGATCTTAAGGGTAAACCCCGGAGATGCCGAAACGCACAACGCGCTCGGGGCCGTCTACTTGAAGGTGGGTTTTACGGATAAGGCCATTGAGGAGTTCGTCCTGGCGCTCTACTTAAAGCCGGGCTACCGTGAGGCCGCCGCCAACATGCAGAAGGCACAGAGGTTAAGAAAGGGAGACAGGTAG
- a CDS encoding FHA domain-containing protein yields MEPISLFEQKEFPFSGLDELFRNMSGEMADGYALATGGEETRLLFIVTGKPYSASVEDARGGKLTPVKDFFEWYKARSSAAIEFFEVDRKVLLGMLVRRTHRPLQSLTADLVDLEEMTEQIESGEKEVILALVEKGTERGFAMFVEGKLAFVSLLEKGKDDEDEPSLERLISYTSSKGRDLTVEVYNKTTVAPAEDSAPLPKEGIATFHGKGLPEPPEEIPEAEEAPEAYIELVEDGKVKGTFPLEIALTVGRDDTNDIPIKVPGVAHEHAVVKKTEDGYFIEDLKSTIGTFFKGIRIETKELHDGDEITIKAHILRFHGPSGDAPPSPPSPPSPAPSPESPPVPAKEEEKEKEKIPRAVHTTAFVLDDGTEFPLGSVTTIGSGDDADIKLQGVMMARKHAVVVRGKDIFKIIKKGTLAPLKINGEKAEEHVLKDGDVVEVGGHTLTFRMSK; encoded by the coding sequence ATGGAACCCATATCTTTATTCGAGCAGAAAGAGTTCCCCTTTTCCGGGCTGGACGAGCTCTTCCGGAACATGTCCGGCGAGATGGCCGACGGCTACGCCCTTGCCACCGGCGGCGAGGAGACGCGCCTTCTCTTTATCGTCACCGGTAAGCCCTACTCGGCCTCGGTCGAGGACGCCAGGGGCGGGAAGCTCACCCCTGTAAAGGATTTCTTCGAGTGGTACAAGGCCCGCTCCTCGGCGGCGATCGAGTTCTTCGAGGTCGACAGGAAGGTGCTGCTCGGCATGCTCGTAAGACGCACCCACCGGCCCCTGCAGAGCCTTACCGCCGACCTCGTGGACCTCGAGGAGATGACGGAGCAAATAGAGTCCGGGGAGAAAGAAGTCATCCTGGCCCTTGTCGAAAAGGGTACGGAGCGCGGCTTTGCCATGTTCGTGGAGGGCAAACTCGCCTTTGTGTCCCTCCTGGAAAAGGGGAAGGACGACGAGGACGAGCCGTCGCTCGAGAGGCTTATCTCCTACACCAGCAGCAAGGGCCGCGACCTTACCGTCGAGGTGTACAACAAGACGACCGTGGCGCCGGCGGAGGACTCGGCACCGTTGCCCAAAGAGGGCATTGCCACTTTCCATGGTAAAGGCCTTCCCGAGCCGCCGGAGGAAATACCGGAGGCCGAAGAAGCCCCGGAGGCCTATATCGAACTCGTGGAAGACGGTAAGGTAAAGGGTACGTTCCCGTTGGAGATCGCGCTCACCGTAGGAAGAGACGACACCAACGACATACCCATTAAGGTGCCCGGGGTGGCCCACGAGCACGCGGTGGTAAAGAAGACCGAGGACGGCTACTTCATAGAGGACCTGAAAAGCACCATAGGGACCTTCTTCAAGGGGATACGGATAGAGACCAAGGAGCTCCACGACGGGGACGAGATAACCATAAAGGCCCACATCCTCCGCTTCCACGGCCCCTCCGGGGACGCCCCGCCCTCCCCCCCCTCCCCCCCCTCCCCCGCTCCTTCGCCCGAGAGCCCCCCGGTACCGGCAAAGGAAGAGGAAAAGGAAAAGGAAAAAATTCCGCGGGCCGTGCATACGACCGCGTTCGTACTCGACGACGGGACCGAGTTCCCGCTCGGAAGCGTTACCACCATCGGCAGCGGTGACGATGCGGACATAAAGCTCCAGGGCGTGATGATGGCCAGAAAACACGCCGTCGTGGTAAGGGGCAAGGACATCTTCAAGATCATAAAGAAGGGAACGCTCGCGCCGCTCAAAATAAACGGTGAAAAGGCCGAGGAACACGTATTGAAGGACGGGGACGTGGTGGAGGTGGGCGGCCACACACTTACCTTCAGGATGTCGAAGTAA
- the hemC gene encoding hydroxymethylbilane synthase encodes MKKKIRIGTRGSMLALWQADWVKSELEKKHGLEVELDRIKTTGDKITDVPLAMVGGKGLFVKEIEEALLSGRVHLAVHSMKDVPTFFPEGLGLTAITEREDPRDVAVVREGKKLFELPEGAKIGTSSLRRQAQLLAKRPDLEIAQLRGNIDTRLRKLEEGLYDAVILAGAGIRRLGWAEKITEYIEPEVMLPAVGQGALGIETRMDDAETNELVAFFDHPATSAAVKAERAFLKRLEGGCQVPIASYGTVESEELTLTGLVASTDGKTVLRDSIKGPRDEAEGLGTELAERLLKAGAYDILKELYRVAPPK; translated from the coding sequence CTGAAGAAGAAGATACGGATAGGCACGCGCGGCTCGATGCTCGCGCTCTGGCAGGCCGACTGGGTCAAGTCCGAACTCGAAAAAAAGCACGGCCTGGAGGTCGAGCTCGATAGGATAAAAACCACCGGGGACAAGATTACCGACGTGCCGCTGGCAATGGTCGGCGGCAAGGGCCTCTTCGTAAAGGAGATAGAGGAGGCACTCCTCTCCGGTCGCGTTCATCTCGCCGTGCACTCGATGAAGGACGTGCCCACGTTCTTTCCCGAAGGGCTCGGCCTCACGGCCATAACCGAGAGGGAGGACCCGAGAGACGTCGCCGTGGTGCGCGAAGGCAAGAAACTCTTCGAGCTTCCGGAGGGGGCGAAGATAGGGACATCGAGCCTCCGGCGCCAGGCCCAGCTCCTCGCTAAAAGGCCCGATCTGGAGATAGCCCAACTCCGGGGGAACATCGATACGCGCTTGAGGAAGCTCGAAGAGGGGCTGTACGACGCCGTCATCCTCGCGGGCGCCGGCATAAGGAGGCTCGGCTGGGCGGAGAAGATAACCGAATACATAGAGCCCGAAGTGATGCTCCCGGCCGTGGGCCAGGGCGCCCTCGGCATAGAAACGAGGATGGACGACGCGGAAACGAACGAACTCGTCGCGTTCTTCGACCACCCCGCGACCTCGGCCGCCGTCAAGGCCGAGAGGGCCTTCCTTAAGAGGCTCGAAGGCGGCTGCCAGGTGCCTATCGCATCTTACGGTACGGTCGAGAGCGAAGAGTTGACCCTTACGGGGCTTGTGGCCTCGACCGACGGCAAGACGGTACTAAGGGACTCCATAAAGGGACCGAGGGACGAGGCCGAAGGGCTCGGCACCGAACTGGCGGAGAGGCTGCTCAAGGCCGGGGCCTACGACATATTGAAAGAACTCTACCGGGTGGCGCCGCCAAAGTAG
- the hemA gene encoding glutamyl-tRNA reductase, producing MNIVIVGLNHKTASIEIREKISFPEDSIGGPLKALVGPYGLNEAAIISTCNRVEVIGVARDIEKGVWEIKRFLSEHHSIPLEELDEALYAHSGEDAVRHMFRVAASLDSMVMGEPQILGQVKDAYSLAVHSDAAGTVINKLFHKAFSVAKRIRTETKIGSSAVSISFAAVELAKKIFGDLTGRGAMLVGAGEMAELAAKHLLNSGVRELMIANRTYERAVNMAREFNATAIMFREFPHYLKDVDIVIASTAAPKFIIRPDDVRDVLEERRQRPMFFMDISVPRNIDPLVNNVDNAYVYDIDDLQGVVAANMKERAREAEQAETIITEEIGSFYRWVKSLDVVPTIIALRRSFEEIRKSELDKALPRLEGASEKDREALDAMTRAIVNKILHNPVTHLKREANKVEGDRYIEVARKLFDLGDEEAEDEIKKTGSGEK from the coding sequence ATGAACATTGTCATAGTAGGACTCAACCACAAGACGGCGTCCATCGAGATACGGGAAAAAATTTCCTTTCCCGAGGACTCCATAGGCGGGCCGCTTAAGGCGCTCGTGGGCCCGTACGGGCTGAACGAGGCGGCTATTATTTCCACCTGCAACAGGGTGGAGGTCATAGGGGTGGCCAGGGACATCGAGAAGGGCGTCTGGGAGATAAAGAGGTTCCTCTCGGAGCACCACTCGATCCCGCTCGAGGAGCTCGACGAGGCTCTGTACGCGCATTCGGGCGAAGATGCGGTGCGGCACATGTTCCGGGTCGCCGCGAGCCTGGACTCCATGGTCATGGGCGAGCCGCAGATACTCGGGCAGGTCAAGGACGCCTACAGCCTGGCCGTCCACAGCGACGCGGCCGGCACCGTCATAAACAAGCTCTTCCACAAGGCCTTCTCCGTGGCCAAGCGCATAAGGACCGAGACGAAGATAGGCTCGTCCGCGGTCAGTATAAGCTTCGCCGCGGTGGAGCTCGCCAAGAAGATATTCGGCGACCTTACGGGCAGGGGCGCCATGCTCGTCGGCGCAGGAGAGATGGCCGAACTCGCCGCCAAACACCTCCTCAACTCCGGCGTAAGGGAGCTCATGATAGCCAACCGGACCTACGAGAGGGCCGTCAACATGGCCAGGGAGTTCAACGCCACGGCCATAATGTTCCGGGAGTTCCCCCACTACCTGAAGGACGTGGACATCGTTATCGCCTCCACCGCCGCCCCGAAGTTCATCATAAGACCCGACGACGTCCGGGACGTGCTGGAGGAGAGAAGGCAGAGGCCCATGTTCTTCATGGACATCTCGGTCCCGAGGAACATCGATCCGCTCGTCAACAACGTCGACAACGCCTACGTCTACGACATAGACGACCTGCAGGGCGTGGTGGCGGCCAACATGAAGGAGAGGGCCAGGGAGGCCGAGCAGGCCGAGACCATAATCACCGAAGAGATAGGGAGTTTTTACCGGTGGGTCAAATCGCTCGACGTGGTGCCTACGATAATCGCTCTCAGGCGAAGCTTCGAAGAGATAAGGAAGAGCGAGCTCGATAAGGCGCTTCCCCGGCTCGAAGGGGCCTCCGAGAAAGACAGGGAGGCGCTCGACGCCATGACGCGCGCCATAGTGAATAAGATCCTCCATAACCCGGTAACGCACTTGAAGCGTGAGGCCAACAAGGTCGAGGGCGACCGCTACATAGAAGTGGCCAGAAAACTCTTCGACCTCGGGGATGAGGAGGCTGAGGATGAGATTAAAAAAACCGGAAGCGGGGAGAAGTAA